In Xyrauchen texanus isolate HMW12.3.18 chromosome 13, RBS_HiC_50CHRs, whole genome shotgun sequence, a single genomic region encodes these proteins:
- the LOC127653527 gene encoding protein FAM171B-like, with the protein MPDLSGCLLLAAVLIFSEDGCVRRAEGGVLSHGLASLSEEDNGSNSQPAPLTAQTDATVPTSEPLLTLKVWVKDASSQRFLKGALVGVFVNGSQIHSSQTLENGEVTVTVPYHLGLTLTLVASMEGYVLTQLPWKTTKMPILSVITMSLHPQTQGNVWVFEDSVLITQKTSDVSFQPSVQFPKSLLKLSENTNISMLSAYLTSPALSAEKDANFYTLSLSSKGGCRNVKLSPLVMISTQLVSNGNEIEIRGPIQLTVPLPYHTRLRPSDSLPGWNFNMTTGTWVNKGVGIVRMEKNGLVWTYVAPHLGNWIAAPSPSSGYMGHASSMDFISYHTYLLVGVLGGTLVIVIGFLSVIVFHCRALNHEAGRKRWNSTRLTVLKKDQTTSTNSDEAQEHFFRNGDRSYSLAARSHEASDSPRHQASFNIYVENVAQPVGNLYENIGAVGLESLRAPVTNLYVNSDEVAKLREKWEQNASRHGGAENAVFKDKLFHIYNQPMAIVQGPELFNSQGQTDPSGSRSATFPRNGMEHGAQTERTLKDSFTQTLPKIPQQDSDEQQALEGAQASAINPGLWGRYSHLLESVSVPGTLNEAARMGPFRGELQGISEQTLLELTKGKPSIHPPRAWFVSLEGKPVAQVRHSVIELQGRHRPGSSNDTSLDSGVDMNELQQPLQKSEEPSSASMAKISGNQEQDLSSSEIGSPEDMSLRNTLEGSSAAIPNIPEDRDAGDTSSESKSTPPPRRLRKVREKKPEKKPSLHLREERPPTKH; encoded by the exons ATGCCAGATCTTTCGGGGTGCCTGCTGCTCGCCGCGGTGCTGATTTTTTCCGAGGATGGGTGCGTGAGGAGAGCGGAGGGTGGGGTGCTCTCCCACGGCCTCGCCTCGCTGTCGGAGGAGGACAATGGCAGCAACTCACAGCCGGCCCCGCTCACGGCACAGACGGATGCGACTGTGCCTACATCAG AGCCGCTTCTGACACTCAAGGTTTGGGTGAAGGATGCGTCTAGCCAGAGGTTCCTGAAAGGAGCTCTGgtgggtgtgtttgtgaatgGATCTCAGATTCATTCCAGCCAGACGCTGGAGAATGGAGAGGTCACTGTCACTGTCCCGTACCACCTTGGCCTGACCCTCACTCTGGTGGCCAGCATGGAGGGTTATGTACTCACCCAGTTGCCTTGGAAAACCACCAAGATGCCCA ttttatctGTCATTACGATGTCCCTGCATCCTCAAACACAAGGGAACGTCTGGGTCTTTGAAGATTCTGTGCTGATAACGCAAAAAACATCTG ATGTGTCATTTCAGCCAAGTGTCCAGTTTCCCAAAAGTCTCCTCAAACTATCCGAGAACACCAACATCTCAATGCTGTCAGCGTATCTAACATCTCCAGCCCTGTCTGCAGAAAAAGATGCAAATTTCTATACTTTAAGCCTGAGCAGTAAAGGAG GCTGTAGGAATGTCAAGTTGAGCCCCTTGGTTATGATCAGTACCCAACTAGTGTCTAATGGAAATGAGATTGAAATCAGAGGACCCATTCAGCTCACAGTACCACTTCCCTACCACACCCGCTTACGGCCCTCAGACTCACTTCCTGGGTGGAACTTCAACATGACTACAG GCACCTGGGTGAATAAAGGTGTAGGCATAGTTCGGATGGAGAAAAATGGCCTGGTCTGGACTTATGTAGCACCTCATCTTGGCAACTGGATTGCTGCCCCATCACCTTCCTCAG GTTATATGGGGCATGCAAGCTCAATGGATTTCATTTCCTACCACACATACCTACTTGTGGGTGTCTTGGGAGGAACTCTTGTGATAGTCATTGGATTTTTATCTGTGATTGTATTTCATTGCAG AGCTTTAAACCATGAGGCAGGAAGAAAGCGATGGAATTCCACCAGGCTCACAGTACTGAAGAAAGACCAGACCACGTCAACCAACTCCGATGAGGCTCAAGAACATTTCTTTCGTAATGGTGACCGATCTTATTCACTGGCTGCAAGAAGCCATGAAGCATCGGACTCTCCAAGGCACCAAGCCAGTTTTAACATTTATGTGGAAAATGTTGCTCAGCCTGTGGGCAATCTGTATGAGAACATTGGAGCTGTGGGATTAGAAAGCCTTAGAGCCCCAGTGACGAATCTTTATGTTAATAGTGATGAAGTGGCAAAGCTTCGAGAGAAATGGGAACAGAATGCCTCACGTCATGGCGGTGCAGAGAATGCCGTTTTCAAAGACAAGCTGTTCCATATCTATAACCAGCCTATGGCTATTGTACAAGGCCCAGAGCTCTTTAATTCCCAGGGACAGACCGACCCTTCTGGAAGCAGATCTGCCACTTTCCCACGGAATGGCATGGAGCACGGAGCTCAGACAGAGCGGACCTTGAAAGACAGTTTCACCCAGACGTTACCCAAAATCCCCCAGCAGGACAGCGATGAGCAGCAGGCTCTGGAAGGAGCGCAGGCTTCCGCCATTAACCCAGGCCTATGGGGCCGCTACAGTCATCTCCTGGAATCCGTGTCTGTTCCGGGAACTTTGAATGAAGCCGCTAGGATGGGGCCTTTCCGAGGGGAACTCCAGGGAATATCGGAGCAAACCTTGCTGGAGCTTACCAAGGGCAAGCCCTCCATTCACCCACCCCGTGCCTGGTTTGTGTCTCTAGAGGGTAAACCAGTGGCCCAAGTTCGTCACTCTGTAATCGAACTTCAGGGAAGACATCGTCCAGGCAGCAGCAACGACACGAGCTTGGATTCTGGAGTGgacatgaatgagctgcagcAGCCTCTGCAGAAAAGCGAGGAGCCCTCGAGCGCTAGCATGGCTAAAATAAGCGGAAATCAGGAGCAGGACTTGAGCAGCAGTGAAATTGGGAGTCCCGAGGATATGTCCCTTAGGAACACCCTGGAGGGCAGCAGTGCAGCCATTCCCAATATCCCAGAGGACAGGGATGCTGGGGACACCTCCAGCGAATCCAAATCTACCCCTCCACCAAGGAGGCTGCGAAAGGTTCGAGAGAAGAAGCCAGAGAAGAAGCCTTCTCTGCACTTGAGGGAGGAGAGACCACCAACGAAACACTAG